A stretch of DNA from Prinia subflava isolate CZ2003 ecotype Zambia chromosome 9, Cam_Psub_1.2, whole genome shotgun sequence:
ATATCATAAACAGTTGttctccatttaaaaataagaactaCGAAAGGGACTTTACCTGTCATGCTCCTAATAGCCTTTTAAAACTCTAAGCACAGTGATCAAGTTCAGTAAAGATGTAGCTAACAGCCATTGTTTAATGGTGTATTAGACGCTCCTGCTTAAGAGCATCCTGAATAGTTTACAAGAGCATGAACATTTCATAAGGTGAGACATATTTGCAGTAGAGTTCCCTTTATTTCAGAACATTAAAGCACACAACCATTAAATACACTTAACACTTCTATTGTGCTATCTAAAAAGCTACGCTCGAAGGTACACACTGCACACATCTGGTGGCATCCACTTCACACAAGTGGAACATCTAAATCAAAGCAAAGGCTTCACATAAAAAATAGATCTTACTCTCTGCAACTGTATTCTTAAAAAAATGATGGGGATCATGAGATTGAATGGAAAGAAAGTAGATTACAGAAGCAACAATCACCTCCCAGATTTAATGCAGGATGTTATTTTTATCAGCTCATCTGCAGATGGCAGAAATGAAAGCTGATTAAGGCAAATGCTTCTTAAGAAAGGCGATTTCTTGTAAACAacacacaaattattttttacttcatcAGAAGCTTTTTCAGGAGTGACACTTGCAATGTCCCAGGCCCCGGGGGGACCCCTGCccctctcactgctgctctcagttTCTGAAGGGATTTATGTGCTGCTTTGTGGAGTGCCAGCTTGCAGCTGGCTGTGGGTGGAACTGGGCTCTctttgcaggcagctgcagcagcaacacaTGATGCCACCAGAAGACTTTTCCAGTGGCCTGTCTGGCCTTCAGAATGTGCTTGACCTCAGGGCTTTGGTATCTGACTGGCAGTGTAGTGTTTGCAACATTCTGTGGGTTGCCCATATCAAACTATTCACCAGCACAACAATTCAGTAAAAAAAGAGTGGAAGTGTAATAGAAAAAAAGTACCTTATTTTAAAGCCATATTAAGAAAAACTAAGCTATGCTTTCATTTTAAGAGCTGCTGTGCACAAATGCTTTGATCCCAAACTAATCAGTGTCTATTAATTAATTGGCACCTAACCAACATAAGTCACTAAGCAGTCAAGTTTTTTTAAGGGGAATTTCCTCTTAGCATCTTCTCATGTCCTGACTTggaattttcctgcttttgtaaTATATTTAACACCTTTAAAAGGTTTGTATTTTTCTCCATACATGTCTAGGCGATTCACTTTCAGTCCTGAAAAAAGACAGAGACAAGTACAAAGTTAAAAGCAGCATTCTAGGAATCACAGCAGTCTGATTAGAAATCCGGCTGTCTTGAAGCACATTAGCATTGGTTAGGaatctcattttcctttcacaagTTCATGTGGTTTGAAGCAGCAGATGAGAACATTCTTGTCACCTAATCATGGCTGTCTTGGCAGGGCACTACCTTGTTTCTCTTCTACTCCATAAGCCAACATCTCCTTCCAGGAGATGAACTGTGGAACAACCGAGCCTATCTTGCACAGCTCCTGTACACTGCACTCCTTTCCCATCACGGAGATGAAGCAAAGGACAAGTGTCAGCATTCTTTTCACTCCAAGGTGGAATTGCAAGAATCAGCAATCCCTCTGCTGTTCTTGAGGAAGGCCAGTAGCTATTCATTACCTACAGCTTCAGGTTGTTCCGTGCTTTCTCACAGGTCTGTTATCTTTGGTGTCCAGCCTCTGGACCAGCTCTATCTTGCTAGATTTAAGCTGGTTTAAGAGGAAACTGCAGGATTCTGCTCTGACACAGGACCTGTTGTTTACTCAGTCTAGGGGCCACAAAGACCATAGCCTGGTGCCTGTCCAGAAAGGTACCACAGGTACTGCCACCAACTCTCATCAGCTGCCTTCagtcatcctcctcctcctcctctctgaaCGTGAGTTCCTGCACTGTCAgagcctcagccctgcaagGCTTGCTTGGAGAAGCATTTTATACAGGGACAACCCACATGATGTGTTTGCAGACTGAGGCCTCGTCtgctttaaatttacttttGCAATTACCCTATAGACTTCATTCTGCTTTGACTTGCAGACTGTTTCAAAGATGAAAACTAACCAGCTCCAGAAGGAAAGAATAAGAGGGGCATTCTTCAAATTTAATGCATCTTTATGACCACTAGAAAGAGCTTTAGTGTGGTACAAGGCAAGTCAGGAGCAGCACACTAAATCATCATCCATCCATCTTCACTAAAGGATACGTTTGCATGTTTAATGCACCAGTcaacaaagaaaaatccattGTTCTGTATACTTCTTGCAGTTTTTTCTTGAGCAAAACAGTTGGGAATTCACAATTTCCAGCAAGGTAAACTGTCAGGTTTGGTTAAATCAGACTTTATCATTTCGGACCAAGCTGACTTCAGATCTGCATCTCCAGTTAAATGATTAACAGTTTCCCACTTCACTTCCTACACCAACTCATTCTGCCAGCACCAATTTCATGTCATACCCCCCACTCACCTGAAATTGCAAGCTGTTGTATCTTAAACTGGATGTTCAAACTTGGGTTCTCCTCTGGCTTGGGGGCTCCAGACTGCAGGTTCACGATGCCCTTCAGGTTTGGTAGCTTTTGAGGGGTAATTTTGCCCACATCCCATGTTAGCACCTTGTCAGGAAGGAGAGAATAGCAGTAGCACCATTCTAGGAAACAGCCTATGAGGTCAAGCTCGCGTCCAGCTTTTATTTTGCAGGCTGGGTACAGAGAGGTGCCTGGGAGCCCTGAGAATCACCTCAGTGCCTGGGAGAGGGCTcctgcaggcctggggccttTTTTCACCCTGTCAGTGTGGCCTGCACACTGAGAACACCTTGTTCCCTTTGCTGAGGATAACTGACCCTGGTGTGTGTGATGGATCTGTGAAGCCAAGACAGTGACCAGCACAAAGACCACAGAAACTTAAACACAGCAATGAGGAGGGCAGGAGCGAGGCACTGGACCAAAGGAGATGTCTAAGCCAGACTAACTTCCTCAAAGCTCCCTTGTTTGCCAGTGATTCTTACACTCACTGGAGAAATGTGGAACCAAGCACGCCCTTTCCTCAGCCACATGAggtggtttgtttgttcttaTCACAAACTCATGAATGCAGGAAAAACCTCAATTCtctatgcttttaaaaatttttgcaCGTTCAATCCACCTAGTTATTCCAGCTGTTGATAAAAACACAGTAAAACTTATTtctgcagagaggaaagcacacctaaagtatttttttgtttgtgcttttcttttaaaaacaaggtCTATagtttttgaaacaaaatgctgCTTGGAGAGCTTTCCCTAACAACTGTAATGAATTGCTGACTGAGATATTCCAAGGGCAGCAGAAAGCTCAGAGCAGGGTATTAGAGCCAGCAGAAGGGTTTGGCTCAAACTGCTTTTCAGCAAAATGGCTCCTGGGTACTAAAGGGCTTCAGGAGCTTTATGAAATTTAGGTCTCAAACCCCAACACAGAGGCAAGGAATCAGGAATCCAAGACATGTTTTTTCAGacactttattttcctgtgtgtctTTAGGCAGAACttttggaagaaattttttctcaTCTCCTACTCTCAATTTTTCTGTCTACCCTTTCTCAAGGCAAGtgcattttcttcagaaaaatacacatttataacATGTATTGCAAAATATATCATGGCTGACACTATCAGCAAAATACTGTTGCATCCACTAAGGAAAGATGATAGTGGGtgaaaagagaggaagggaaggaaaaggataCTGACCAAGTCAAAAATCAGAGCTGGTGTGTATCTAAGTTtgaaaaagcagatttaaaaggtaaatttttaattcataaaCATATGCTGAACAGAGTTTTCTGCCAAGTGTGGAACACTGTTCCAGTATTCTGCAAAATGGGTGACTTGTAGTAATGCTATctgcaatatttaaataaataaaaatgtaagactTACTTTAGTAACTGGGTCAAATGTGTAGCTGCCTTGTGTAGCAGTGAGGTTCATGTTGAGAACGGCCTTTGGCATGTGAACTGTCATGACAACTCCTTCTACTGTTTTCCCCATGTTCTGTTTTGGTCCAATGGTAACATCAAATCTTCCTGAAGAAGTATTTTCCTTAAAACTGATCATGTGCTTCACATATACAGGAATTGCCACTAAGCTGAAAAGAGAAGACAGTAGCTGAATGCATCCTGGCTACTTCTCTGCTTGAAAAATTAAAGCACTTTCTCATAAATGGTTCTTGTGTTTCTAGTAGGTGTTCAAAAGTTAGAACTGGTTTGTTTCAGAAGTGATAAGTGAAGTGATACTCTGCTCTTCAGCATCattgctgaaattattttattagcagagaatcacaggaaaaaaaatttctttattttctttcaaacacCTTGTCCTATTCTCTCTTCTGatggtttttttaaacagtaatCTCATTGATCCAAGTCTGAGAAGAGCCACCAGTCAGATCAGGCTTTAGTTTGAAAATATCTGCAGTTTGGACTTTTTTTGCTTTACTCGTGTCCTGAAGCTCAGAGTCCTCCCTGTGCACAGAGACTTACCCAAAAAGCATCTGGCACCAACAGCAGTCCCTAGGACTGAACAGCCCTGTATCGCTGTCCCGTGGGATTTACTGCTCTGAAAAATGATTGCTGAGTATCTGCAGTcactgaaaaatgcttttctgcttttagtGGGGATGGGGCAACAGCTGAGCCAGGAGCTGAGCGCCCCCATTTCAGAGGCAGGCTGATCCCCCTGAGGAGgaggtgggcagcagggagagcaggcgGGAAGGGAACGTACTTCTGGGAGCTGACGCGGTAGGAGATGAGCCTGAAGTTGCCGTCCGGAGGGATGAACGACAGCACCCGCTCCGACTCCCAGCGCTTGAAGCGGATGCACGGGTGGAAGCTGACGTCGTCCAGCAGCCGTGGGTTCTGCAAGGAGTGCCAAGGGGTGAGGGAGATCTCCTCAGGTAGCAGCAGTCTGCGCTGGCTGCTGAACACTACCACTGCCTGTTTGTTACACTCTGAGGACCCATCATCAGAGCCATGGTACTGAGCTAGGAGCATTGCTGAtctgagctggcacagcagctcctgtcagGGAATGTTTATGAACAGCAAAAGCCATCCCAGCTACTGAACAATGCAGCTTCTACAGGATAATGCAAAACTTGTTACTTTCCATATGTGTAACACATGAAATAGTGATAGTGATTTTAAAGTTGTTTAACTCTGatcagtaagaaaaataaatcctgagCAATTAAGATTCCCAAATATAGGCTGAATTTACCatgaaagacagagaaagatCTGGCATTCCTGAGAGCTTAATACACGAATCAATAACACCTTGGATTTCTGCAAAGACTGTGGAACCTGCAGGCAAAAACAAGACACTTGACTTAACATTATTATGAAAGGCCTAACAGATGTGGTGAAGTGCAGCTAGAGGGCACAGATGACATTTGCACAACGCTCAACAACATGCCAAGCCCAGCTAGGAAAGGTCACTCCAGTTACCTGTGTCCTGGGCAGCTTGCTAAAATACATGAGCAGAGCAAACAGCCTGTCCCAAACTGGTTCATTATACTTGTGCCAGCTGTTACACAGGACTTGTACTGGATGTGCTTGAACTGGTTGCCAGCAATAAGCAAATAAGAATTTCATAACACATCAGACCTGAATCTTTTCTttcatccctgtcccctgttcTCCAGAAAATGAGCAAGTTGTGTAGAGGTGCAGGGAATTGTAAGCACACCAAAACAGTCTATGTCAAAATGCAGTTAAGTGCTATAAAGCTCTGATTAACTTCGGCTTTCACAAGTAATGGTTGTTTAACACTGTTGTTGTTTaacaatgaaattaaatattcatcttgattttaaataaatctataacaaaaaactccaaaccccaaagcaaGAGTATTTCACCCAGGAAATGCTCAGTTCCTGAAATACCCCCTACATACAGAAAGGCATAGGCAGGACTCTGGACTAATTAATTAACTCCACATGCAAAGGTAATTTTAGAAGATAGGTAGACACTGGCTCATCTAGGCAAGGGGAAGGAGAAATGGTGGCTTTATATGTTGTTTGAGAAGAAGGGATCTTGTTTCAGGTTAAAGCAGTCGACCATATCCCTATGAAACAAGATAACTTCCCTATTCAAGGGGAGCAACCTTATCCAGCCCAGTCCTAGTGAAGGTATAAAGAAGGGTTCTTCCCCAGGATCAGAGCACAAAAGGGTAGCTATGACTACTGCAGATCCTCAGTAGGAAATTAAACACTCGCTGCACACAGTTTTCCCCTGAAATACACACAGAAATTCACCATGGGCTTGATTGTACCCTCTCAGAATAGGCACTCACACTGCTCCTGGGACTCCTAGGCAGCTGGGACAGTAACACAGTCATCAGCACGTTCCACAAGGGCCCTGTAAGGGCCCCCTTCTTTTAGATTCAAGATTGGGAGAGCTGCACTATAGCTTTGAGGCTATCCAACGGTGGCCAAAGCATTTGCTGAGGTGATACAGAACCAAACCAACACTGACAGTGCtaccacagcagcactgaatgAATACTCAGATGTTAGCTCCACCACAAAAGGGCGTCCTGCAGTCTTCACCCTTGCTAACTGCTGGCCCCAATATTGAACAAAACAGCAGGTTCCAGCCCACAGCTTTGCAACTTtctttctgcatatttttttttcctttttcttggtaTATAAGTTATCAGGTTCCTCCTCAAAGTTAAATCTCAGAATAAAGActtttatatttgaaaatgaTACGTTTcattcacagaaaagaaaggagtaCTATTATGCTTCATAATATCTGGCTCCAGTTTAAATATAAGGAAAACAATACTGCACCAAGTTTATCTTGCTATCAGAAGAAAGCTAATGAAGGATTTTGTCTTGCTTAGTTGAGGGCCTTCAAGGACTACAGTACATTGTTGGCAGGAACAATGGGAGATAATTTTCTCATCACATTtcaactacttttttttccatttacacCTATTATGAGATA
This window harbors:
- the AP3M1 gene encoding AP-3 complex subunit mu-1, giving the protein MIHSLFLINCSGDIFLEKHWKSVVSQSVCDYFFEAQEKAIDVENVPPVISTPHHYLISIYRDKIFFVSVIQTEVPPLFVIEFLHRVADTFQDYFGECSETAIKDNVVIVYELLEEMLDNGFPLATESNILKELIKPPTILRSVVNSITGSSNVGDTLPTGQLSNIPWRRAGVKYTNNEAYFDVVEEIDAIIDKSGSTVFAEIQGVIDSCIKLSGMPDLSLSFMNPRLLDDVSFHPCIRFKRWESERVLSFIPPDGNFRLISYRVSSQNLVAIPVYVKHMISFKENTSSGRFDVTIGPKQNMGKTVEGVVMTVHMPKAVLNMNLTATQGSYTFDPVTKVLTWDVGKITPQKLPNLKGIVNLQSGAPKPEENPSLNIQFKIQQLAISGLKVNRLDMYGEKYKPFKGVKYITKAGKFQVRT